A single window of Candidatus Flexicrinis affinis DNA harbors:
- a CDS encoding MaoC family dehydratase — MAGKTFDELEVGMTIAHELRRTLTEFDNVLFSSLTLNSQPLHLDAEFAAGTEFGRPIVNGIFTMGLVVGITVGDLTAGTIIANLGYENVKHPKPMFAGDTLHVETEIVNKRESRSRPEAGIVTMRHIGRNQHGEITIEVTRSALFLKQRPSR; from the coding sequence ATGGCCGGAAAAACGTTTGACGAGCTTGAGGTGGGTATGACCATTGCCCACGAACTGCGGCGCACGTTAACCGAATTCGACAACGTGCTGTTCAGCAGCTTGACCCTCAACAGTCAGCCGCTGCACCTCGACGCGGAATTCGCAGCGGGCACCGAGTTCGGCCGGCCGATTGTGAACGGGATCTTCACGATGGGGTTAGTGGTTGGGATTACGGTAGGCGACCTGACCGCCGGCACGATCATCGCGAACCTCGGTTACGAGAACGTCAAGCACCCGAAGCCGATGTTCGCCGGCGATACGCTCCATGTAGAAACCGAGATCGTCAACAAACGCGAGAGCCGTTCGCGGCCTGAAGCGGGAATCGTGACGATGCGCCACATCGGGCGCAATCAGCACGGGGAGATCACGATCGAAGTCACCCGCAGCGCGCTGTTCTTGAAGCAGCGGCCCTCACGTTAG
- the coaD gene encoding pantetheine-phosphate adenylyltransferase codes for MTGAGRIAVYPGSFDPIHNGHIDVAERAAKVFDKVIVAAYDLPKKRLLFDVERRIEMTAEALRHIPNVEVAKFSGLLVNYVASVGAMAIIRGLRVFSDFEFEFRMGLANKKLAPDIETVSIMADERHIHISSSTIREIAELGGDVSTMVPGFVNEALVARFQELRALQSEPGYTISIRD; via the coding sequence ATGACTGGTGCAGGTCGTATCGCTGTATACCCGGGTTCGTTTGACCCGATTCACAACGGGCATATCGACGTCGCGGAACGAGCCGCCAAGGTTTTTGACAAGGTCATCGTCGCCGCCTACGACCTGCCAAAGAAGCGCCTGCTGTTCGATGTCGAGCGTCGGATCGAAATGACGGCAGAAGCATTAAGACATATCCCAAACGTAGAAGTTGCGAAATTTTCCGGCTTGCTTGTAAACTATGTGGCAAGTGTCGGAGCGATGGCCATTATCCGCGGCCTGCGGGTCTTCTCCGATTTCGAGTTCGAGTTTCGTATGGGCCTTGCCAATAAGAAGCTCGCACCCGACATCGAGACGGTCTCGATCATGGCGGATGAACGGCACATCCATATCAGCTCCAGCACCATTCGCGAAATCGCAGAACTCGGGGGCGATGTGTCGACAATGGTCCCGGGTTTTGTGAACGAGGCCTTGGTCGCGCGCTTTCAGGAACTGCGTGCACTTCAGTCGGAACCGGGCTACACCATAAGCATCCGCGACTGA